In the genome of Acidovorax sp. 69, the window GCTGCACTGAAGAAATAAAGATTGAAAGATCATCATGGCTAAGTCTCCTGCCAATAACGCAGCTCAGCGCGTTCGCAAAAAGGTCCGGAAGAACGTTTCGGACGGCATTGCACACGTGCACGCCTCGTTCAACAACACCATCATCACGATCACCGACCGTCAGGGCAATGCCTTGTCGTGGGCATCGTCCGGTGGCCAAGGTTTCAAGGGTTCGCGCAAGTCCACCCCATTCGCAGCCCAGGTGGCTTCGGAAGTGGCTGGCCGCGCTGCCATCGATCAAGGTATCAAGAACCTTGACGTTGAAATCAAGGGTCCTGGTCCTGGCCGTGAATCGTCGGTGCGCGCACTGGGCGCACTGGGCATCCGTATTACGTCGATCTCCGACGTGACCCCGGTGCCACACAACGGTTGCCGCCCTCAAAAGCGCCGCCGTATCTAATCTCTCTCTAAGCCCACCGCCGCCTGTGAACGCGCAAGCGCCTCAGGCGGCTCCCGCAATTGTTTGCGGTAGATGACACAAAGGAAGCTCAAGTGGCACGTTACCTCGGCCCCAAGGCCAAACTCTCCCGCCGTGAAGGCACGGACCTGTTCCTGAAGAGCGCTCGTCGCTCCATCGCCGACAAGTCCAAGTTCGACTCTAAGCCTGGTCAGCACGGCCGCACTTCCGGTGCCCGTACTTCTGACTACGGTCTGCAACTGCGTGAAAAGCAGAAGGTCAAGCGCATGTACGGCGTGCTGGAGAAGCAATTCCGCCGTTACTTCGAAGCCGCTGAAGGCAAGAAGGGCAACACGGGCGCGAACCTGCTGTTCTTGCTGGAATCCCGCCTCGACAACGTCGTGTATCGCATGGGCTTCGGTTCGACCCGTGCCGAAGCACGCCAGCTGGTGTCGCACAAGGCTATCACCGTGAACGGCAAGTCCGTGAACATTGCCTCGTACCTCGTGAAGACGGGCGACGTGGTGGCTGTGCGTGAAAAGTCCAAGAAGCAAAATCGTATTGTCGAAGCTCTGCAGCTGGCCGCCCAGGTTGGCATGCCGGCATGGGTGGACGTCAATGCTGAAAAGGCTGAAGGCATTTTCAAGAAGGTGCCAGACCGCGACGAGTTCGGTGCCGACATCAACGAATCGCTGATCGTTGAGTTGTATTCGCGCTAATCGCTAGTTCGAATCACATTTCGAAAAAACCGTACCTGAACCGCGAGGCATCGCGGTTTAGGCGCTTCACCAGCCTTACCGGTGTAACGAGCTGGGGGTATTGAGAGGAAGTCTGAATGCAAACCAATTTGCTGAAACCCAAGGCGATCAATGTCGAGCAGCTTGGCCACAACCGGGCCAAGGTCGCGCTGGAGCCGTTCGAGCGTGGCTACGGCCACACGCTGGGCAACGCCATTCGGCGCGTCCTTCTCTCGTCCATGGTGGGTTACGCAGCGACGGAAGTCACTATTGCGGGCGTTCTGCACGAGTATTCGTCCATCGATGGCGTCCAGGAAGATGTGGTCAACATTCTTCTGAACCTCAAGGGTGTAGTGTTCAAGCTGCACAACCGTGACGAAGTGACGCTGAGCCTGCGTAAAGATGGCGAAGGCGTGGTTACTGCGCGTGATATCCAGACCCCCCATGACGTGGAAATCGTCAACCCTGATCATGTGATTGCCAATTTGTCGCAAGGCGGCAAGCTGGACATGCAGATCAAGGTCGAGAAGGGTCGCGGCTACGTTCCTGGTAACCTGCGTCGCTATGCCGACGAGTCGACAAAATCTATTGGCCGGATTGTGCTGGATGCATCGTTCTCCCCTGTGAAGCGCGTGAGCTACACGGTGGAAAGCGCTCGCGTGGAACAACGTACGGACCTGGATAAGCTGGTTGTCGAGATCGAAACCAACGGTGCTATTACTGCTGAAGACGCGGTGCGGGCATCGGCGAAGATCTTGGTGGAGCAGCTGGCTGTGTTCGCACAGCTGGAAGGTGGTGAGCTGGCTGCATTCGATGCACCAGCAGGCCCGCGTGGTAACGCCACGTTCGATCCGATTCTGCTGCGCCCTGTGGACGAGCTGGAATTGACCGTGCGCTCTGCCAACTGCCTGAAGGCAGAGAACATCTACTACATCGGTGACCTGATCCAGCGCACCGAAAACGAGTTGCTCAAGACGCCTAACCTGGGTCGCAAGTCGCTCAATGAAATCAAGGAAGTGCTCGCATCGCGTGGTCTCACGCTGGGCATGAAGCTTGAAAACTGGCCGCCAGCCGGTTTGGATAAGCGTTAAGTTATAATCTTAGGTTCCCTTCTTGGGAACAGTGCCTCGGGCAGTACCTGATACGGCTGCCTGAATTAATTACATAGTAGGAAAAAGCACCATGCGCCACGGACACGGACTCCGCAAACTCAATCGCACCAGCTCGCACCGCCTTGCGATGCTGCAGAACATGATGAATTCGCTGCTGCAACACGAAGTCATCAAGACCACCGTGCCCAAGGCCAAAGAACTGCGCCGCGTGGTTGAGCCCATGATCACCCTGGCCAAGGTCGATACCGTCGCCAACCGCCGTCTGGCATTCAACCGTCTGCGTGACCGCGACATGGTGACCAAGTTGTTCAACGAACTGGGTCCTCGCTTCAATGCGCGTCCCGGTGGTTACACCCGTATCCTGAAGATGGGATTCCGCGTGGGCGACAATGCGCCTATGGCACTGGTCGAATTGGTGGATCGCGCTGCAGAAACCGAAAATAATTCGGCAGCCACTGAATAATAGAGTATAATTTAAACATACCGCGCGATGGAGCAGTCTGGTAGCTCGTTGGGCTCATAACCCAAAGGTCGGAGGTTCAAATCCTTCTCGCGCAACCAATAAAATCAAGCACTTAGCTTGTCTTCAAGGCCCACTTCAGTGGGCCTTTTTGTTTTGTGTCGAGGTTTGTGACGAGGTCTGTGTCGTCACAATTGCAAGCCTCAGCGCTAGTGACCATTGGGTATGCGTCGAGTTTCTGGAGTCAAGAGGTCGAGAGTTGTCGCTATGCGCTGAGTGTTGTACTGCCGAATTCGAGACATCAACGAATTGGAACAACACGGGGGCCCTACCTTTGTACTTTTTGGGGTGCGGATAAAAACTTGGACTGGTTTTATGCCGCAAGTCCCAGGCTCACCCGGTATTCAATCGGGCTGAGAGAGCCAAGGGAGATCTTGATCCGCTTTTCGTTGTACCAGCGGATGTACGAGTCGACCATCTCAATAAATTGCTCGATGGTCGTGCCCTTCCAGTCTCGAGGATAGAACATTTCATTCTTCAGCCGACCGAAGAAGCCCTCGCACGCCGCATTGTCCGGAGAGCAAGCCTTGCGAGACATCGAGCGGGTAAGGTTCGCCTCACTCATTCTCGATAGCCAGCCTGGCCAGCGGTAGTGGCCACCGCGGTCAGAGTGAACCACGGGCCTCTCGGTGGTTTCTGCCACAGTCTCGATGGCGGCATCCAGCATGGTGTTGACCAACTCAGCATCCGGGCTCGTGCCAATCGTCCAGCTCACCACCATCCCGTCGAAGCAGTCGATGATCGGCGACAGGTAAACCTTGCCTGCCGGGATCTGGAACTCCGTGATGTCCGTGAGCCACTTCTCGTTGGGGGCTGAGGCCTGGAAGTCGCGGTTGATGATGTTCTCAGGCGCTGGACTGATCTCACCCAGGTATGAGGCGTACCGGCGCTTCTTGGGCTTTGGAACGACTAGGTGTGCCTGCTTCATGAGCCGCTGTACCACCTTCTCGGAGATCGGCCCCTGTTGCCTGGCCAGCGAGGCCTGCAACCTGCGATAGCCATAGCACCGGTGATTTGACTCGAAGATCTCAGTGATGGACTGCCGCACCTGGAGATACTTGTCGCCCACCACTGCACGGGCTCGGTGGTAGAAGTACGAGCTACGGGCCAGCCCCACCTGCGCGAGGAGCTCTGGGAGCCCATAGTGCTCTCTCAGGGCGTCAATCAGCAGTGTCTTCTCCCGGTTGGATAGGAGCTGCAGATTGACGCCCAGGCCTTTTTTTAACAGTTCATTGGCCTTATTCAAGAGGTCCTGTTCAAGCCTCAATTGCCGGACCTCGCGGCGCAATACAGCCACTTGGAGTTCGAGCTCGTCGCGCTCTCGTTGCTGGGGAGATCGATGGGTGTGTTTCATTGAAGCTGGGGCCTCACGTCCCAGAAGTTGGTTCTTCCAGTTGTACAACGTCGGCCGGCAAACGCCGAGCTTGTCGGCAACAGCCTGTGCACTTTCCTGCCGCGTGCAGAGCTCCACCACTCCCGTTTGCTTCAACGACTCGGGATACCTTCGCCCAACACGACCGACGATTGCTTTCCTGGCCTCAGGAATGGCCTCGCGAATCCACTTGGTGAGCGTTCCACGACCGGGATAGCCCAGGGCCCTCATGGTGGCTGCAATGCATCTATCATGGGTGAGGTAGTGCTCAAGGGCGGCAGCCTTTTGCGCCTGTGAGAACTTGGGCTCACGCCCCGCATAGCTTTTAGGCAAGTCCTGACGCTGCTGATATTCCCGATACCAACCTTTCAATGAGTTCTTGGTCGGGTATCCCAACTGCCTGATGGTGGGCCTGACTCGCATGCCCAGCTTGATGAAGAGCTCAACTGCTCGGATTCTTTCTTCGTAGGAATACATGAACTACCTCTTGGTAGTCCAAGTTTTCGTCCGCACCCCCTCGGCTGCAGTGGCATGAGCACTTAAACCAAACAGCCTCCGCAAAACCCGGGGCGGTTCAGGCTGACCGGGTGGTCTTCATGGACGAGGGCAAGGTGCTGGAGGTCAATACGCCAGACGCGTTTTTTGAAAGCCCTCGCCACGAGCGCAGCAAGGCATTCTTGCAGCAGATCTTGCGGTAGTCATTCGGAAATGAAGGGATTTTTGCTTCACCCGCTTATGAACGAACTTGAAGTAAGCCGCAAGGAGAGAACCCCACTCTACGCTTTCAATTCGCTTCAACTGGGCTACCAGCGCAGCAGTAGATAAGGCCCAAACCGCGACGGTTCACTTTCGGCGCATCACCGTCAAGCATCTCCATGCGCACGATCCGGCCGTGTTTCAGTCAGGACACTAGCGCGCGGAGACGGAGACAAAACAGGCCCGATCGATTCTCGGGCCGCGAAGACCTCGTTAGAGATCGTCACTCTTTGAAGTTCAGCTTGCCATCCACCGCAATCCGCCGATACACCGTCACGTCCTGCTGCACGATATTCGCCAGGCGCGAGGGAGGGCCGCCAGTGGCGGAGATCCCCATTTCCAAAACTTGTTTCGCGAAAGAGGCGTCACTTACCGCAGCATTGGCTGCTTTATTGAGCTTGTCGATCACCGCTGAAGGTGTGCCTGGAGGAGCGAAAACGCCAAGCCATGATGTCAACACGAACTCGTTCAACCCGCTCTCCGCAGCAGTTGGCACATTGGGCATTCGCGGGTCACGTTGATCTCCACTCACGGCGACGATTTTGACCTTGCCGGCATCTGCATAAGTCTTGGCTGTGGCATCGAAGGTCATGTCCAGTACGCCGCTGGCTACGTCGAGAATTGCCCCTGAGGTGGACTTGTAGGGGATGTGCACCATCTCCGTTTTTGTGAGCATCATGAAAAATTCGCCCGCGAAGTGGGCTCCACTCCCCGCACCGGAACTTCCATAACTCAGCTTGCCAGGATTGTTCTTCGCATACGCAATGAACTCTTGTAGGGAACTGACGGGCAACTTGGCGCTTACAGCGATAGGGAGTCCATACTTTCCTATCAGCGCGACTGGCGCTAACGCCTTGGTGGGGTCGTACTTCACGCTGCTGTCAGTGATGGGGAGAATGCTGTAGCTGGGGTTGGTGAACAGCAACGTGTTCCCGTCCGGTGCGGCACGCATGACCAAATCCGAACCAATTCTCGAGCCGCCTCCTGGCTTGTTTTCAATAATCATGGTCCGGCCGAGTGTCTTTGACATGCGCTCAACCACGCCTCGGGCAACCTGGTCGGAAATACCTCCAGCGGTGTACGGAACAATGACTCTGATGACTTGTTGCGAGTTTTGCGCAGGGGATGTGCCTGCGCACGCGAGCAACACACTGCCAAACAGCAATTTTGAAAATATCTTGTTGAAATAGGTGACCATTTTTGCCTCTTTTTTTATATGTGATTGATGGTGGTCAGTCGTTCGAAAGACCGTCCCAACAGAGGTATTTGATTTCGAGGAATTCGTCTATTCCGTACTGAGATCCTTCACGACCCAGACCACTCTGTTTAACCCCTCCGAATGGCGCGACTTCAGTAGAAATGAGGCCTGTATTGATGCCAACCATGCCCGTCTCGAGCGCTTCGGATGTGCGCCAGATTCGTACCGCGTCCTTGCTGAATAGATAGGCTGCAAGTCCGAACTCGGTATCGTTGGCCATGGCGATCGCCTCGTCATCGGTCTTGAATCGAATCAGAGGGAGGACAGGA includes:
- the rpsK gene encoding 30S ribosomal protein S11 — translated: MAKSPANNAAQRVRKKVRKNVSDGIAHVHASFNNTIITITDRQGNALSWASSGGQGFKGSRKSTPFAAQVASEVAGRAAIDQGIKNLDVEIKGPGPGRESSVRALGALGIRITSISDVTPVPHNGCRPQKRRRI
- the rpsD gene encoding 30S ribosomal protein S4, with product MARYLGPKAKLSRREGTDLFLKSARRSIADKSKFDSKPGQHGRTSGARTSDYGLQLREKQKVKRMYGVLEKQFRRYFEAAEGKKGNTGANLLFLLESRLDNVVYRMGFGSTRAEARQLVSHKAITVNGKSVNIASYLVKTGDVVAVREKSKKQNRIVEALQLAAQVGMPAWVDVNAEKAEGIFKKVPDRDEFGADINESLIVELYSR
- the rpoA gene encoding DNA-directed RNA polymerase subunit alpha: MQTNLLKPKAINVEQLGHNRAKVALEPFERGYGHTLGNAIRRVLLSSMVGYAATEVTIAGVLHEYSSIDGVQEDVVNILLNLKGVVFKLHNRDEVTLSLRKDGEGVVTARDIQTPHDVEIVNPDHVIANLSQGGKLDMQIKVEKGRGYVPGNLRRYADESTKSIGRIVLDASFSPVKRVSYTVESARVEQRTDLDKLVVEIETNGAITAEDAVRASAKILVEQLAVFAQLEGGELAAFDAPAGPRGNATFDPILLRPVDELELTVRSANCLKAENIYYIGDLIQRTENELLKTPNLGRKSLNEIKEVLASRGLTLGMKLENWPPAGLDKR
- the rplQ gene encoding 50S ribosomal protein L17 — encoded protein: MRHGHGLRKLNRTSSHRLAMLQNMMNSLLQHEVIKTTVPKAKELRRVVEPMITLAKVDTVANRRLAFNRLRDRDMVTKLFNELGPRFNARPGGYTRILKMGFRVGDNAPMALVELVDRAAETENNSAATE
- a CDS encoding IS3 family transposase — encoded protein: MYSYEERIRAVELFIKLGMRVRPTIRQLGYPTKNSLKGWYREYQQRQDLPKSYAGREPKFSQAQKAAALEHYLTHDRCIAATMRALGYPGRGTLTKWIREAIPEARKAIVGRVGRRYPESLKQTGVVELCTRQESAQAVADKLGVCRPTLYNWKNQLLGREAPASMKHTHRSPQQRERDELELQVAVLRREVRQLRLEQDLLNKANELLKKGLGVNLQLLSNREKTLLIDALREHYGLPELLAQVGLARSSYFYHRARAVVGDKYLQVRQSITEIFESNHRCYGYRRLQASLARQQGPISEKVVQRLMKQAHLVVPKPKKRRYASYLGEISPAPENIINRDFQASAPNEKWLTDITEFQIPAGKVYLSPIIDCFDGMVVSWTIGTSPDAELVNTMLDAAIETVAETTERPVVHSDRGGHYRWPGWLSRMSEANLTRSMSRKACSPDNAACEGFFGRLKNEMFYPRDWKGTTIEQFIEMVDSYIRWYNEKRIKISLGSLSPIEYRVSLGLAA
- a CDS encoding tripartite tricarboxylate transporter substrate binding protein, producing the protein MVTYFNKIFSKLLFGSVLLACAGTSPAQNSQQVIRVIVPYTAGGISDQVARGVVERMSKTLGRTMIIENKPGGGSRIGSDLVMRAAPDGNTLLFTNPSYSILPITDSSVKYDPTKALAPVALIGKYGLPIAVSAKLPVSSLQEFIAYAKNNPGKLSYGSSGAGSGAHFAGEFFMMLTKTEMVHIPYKSTSGAILDVASGVLDMTFDATAKTYADAGKVKIVAVSGDQRDPRMPNVPTAAESGLNEFVLTSWLGVFAPPGTPSAVIDKLNKAANAAVSDASFAKQVLEMGISATGGPPSRLANIVQQDVTVYRRIAVDGKLNFKE